A region of Peromyscus maniculatus bairdii isolate BWxNUB_F1_BW_parent chromosome 7, HU_Pman_BW_mat_3.1, whole genome shotgun sequence DNA encodes the following proteins:
- the Hmbs gene encoding porphobilinogen deaminase isoform X2 has protein sequence MSGNGGAAATVEKNGSKMRVVRVGTRKSQLARIQTDTVVAMLKTLHPGMQFEIIAMSTTGDKILDTALSKIGEKSLFTKELEYALEKNEVDLVVHSLKDVPTILPPGFTIGAICKRENPCDAVVFHPKFIGKTLETLPEKSAVGTSSLRRVAQLQRKFPHLEFKSIRGNLNTRLRKLDEQQEFSAIILAVAGLQRMGWQNRVGQILHPEECMYAVGQGALAVEVRAKDQDILELVSVLHDPETLLRCIAERAFLRHLEGGCSVPVAVHTVMSDGQLYLTGGVWSLDGSDSMQETMQTTIQVPFQHEDGPEDDPQLVGITARNIPRGAQLAAENLGISLASLLLNKGAKNILDVARQLNDAH, from the exons GAAAAAAACGGCTCCAAGATGAGGGTGGTCCGAGTGGGAACCCGGAAGAGCCAG CTGGCTCGCATACAGACGGACACTGTGGTGGCGATGCTGAAAACCTTGCACCCTGGCATGCAGTTTGAGATCA TTGCCATGTCTACCACAGGGGACAAAATTCTAGACACTGCACTCTCTAAG ATTGGAGAGAAGAGCCTGTTTACCAAGGAGCTAGAATACGCCCTGGAGAAAAATGA AGTGGACCTGGTTGTTCATTCGCTGAAGGATGTGCCTACTATACTACCTCCCGGCTTTACCATTGGAGCCATCTGCAA ACGGGAAAATCCTTGTGACGCTGTTGTCTTCCACCCGAAATTTATTGGAAAGACCCTAGAGACCTTGCCAGAGAAGAG TGCAGTGGGAACCAGCTCCCTGAGGAGAGTGGCCcagctacagagaaagttcccaCACCTGGAGTTCAAGAGTATT CGGGGAAACCTCAACACCCGGCTTCGGAAGCTTGATGAGCAGCAGGAGTTCAGTGCCATTATCCTGGCTGTAGCTGGCCTGCAGCGCATGGGCTGGCAGAACCGGGTGGGACAG ATCTTGCACCCAGAGGAATGTATGTATGCTGTGGGTCAG GGAGCCCTAGCGGTGGAAGTGCGAGCCAAGGACCAGGATATCTTGGAACTTGTCAGTGTGTTGCATGATCCCGAGACTCTGCTTCGCTGCATTGCTGAGAGGGCCTTTCTGAGGCACCTG GAAGGAGGCTGTAGTGTGCCAGTAGCAGTACATACAGTGATGAGCGACGGGCAG CTGTACCTGACTGGAGGAGTCTGGAGTCTAGACGGCTCAGATAGCATGCAAGAGACCATGCAGACTACCATCCAGGTCCCTTTTCAG CATGAAGATGGTCCAGAGGATGACCCGCAGCTGGTTGGAATCACAGCCCGGAACATTCCAAGAGGAGCCCAGCTAGCTGCTGAAAACCTGGGCATCAGCCTGGCCAGCTTGTTGCTGAACAAAGGAGCCAAGAACATTCTGGATGTCGCACGGCAGCTTAATGATGCGCACTAA
- the Hmbs gene encoding porphobilinogen deaminase isoform X1, with amino-acid sequence MPSLPLRTALARLGFGAQCPSGCCYHPGSFDSSPLVSASLDPAGGQKEKNGSKMRVVRVGTRKSQLARIQTDTVVAMLKTLHPGMQFEIIAMSTTGDKILDTALSKIGEKSLFTKELEYALEKNEVDLVVHSLKDVPTILPPGFTIGAICKRENPCDAVVFHPKFIGKTLETLPEKSAVGTSSLRRVAQLQRKFPHLEFKSIRGNLNTRLRKLDEQQEFSAIILAVAGLQRMGWQNRVGQILHPEECMYAVGQGALAVEVRAKDQDILELVSVLHDPETLLRCIAERAFLRHLEGGCSVPVAVHTVMSDGQLYLTGGVWSLDGSDSMQETMQTTIQVPFQHEDGPEDDPQLVGITARNIPRGAQLAAENLGISLASLLLNKGAKNILDVARQLNDAH; translated from the exons CCCTCCCACTGAGAACAGCCTTGGCCAGGCTAGGCTTTGGGGCTCAGTGTCCCAGTGGCTGCTGCTACCATCCCGGATCCTTCGACAgctctcctctggtctctgcttctctggATCCTGCAGGAGGGCAGAAG GAAAAAAACGGCTCCAAGATGAGGGTGGTCCGAGTGGGAACCCGGAAGAGCCAG CTGGCTCGCATACAGACGGACACTGTGGTGGCGATGCTGAAAACCTTGCACCCTGGCATGCAGTTTGAGATCA TTGCCATGTCTACCACAGGGGACAAAATTCTAGACACTGCACTCTCTAAG ATTGGAGAGAAGAGCCTGTTTACCAAGGAGCTAGAATACGCCCTGGAGAAAAATGA AGTGGACCTGGTTGTTCATTCGCTGAAGGATGTGCCTACTATACTACCTCCCGGCTTTACCATTGGAGCCATCTGCAA ACGGGAAAATCCTTGTGACGCTGTTGTCTTCCACCCGAAATTTATTGGAAAGACCCTAGAGACCTTGCCAGAGAAGAG TGCAGTGGGAACCAGCTCCCTGAGGAGAGTGGCCcagctacagagaaagttcccaCACCTGGAGTTCAAGAGTATT CGGGGAAACCTCAACACCCGGCTTCGGAAGCTTGATGAGCAGCAGGAGTTCAGTGCCATTATCCTGGCTGTAGCTGGCCTGCAGCGCATGGGCTGGCAGAACCGGGTGGGACAG ATCTTGCACCCAGAGGAATGTATGTATGCTGTGGGTCAG GGAGCCCTAGCGGTGGAAGTGCGAGCCAAGGACCAGGATATCTTGGAACTTGTCAGTGTGTTGCATGATCCCGAGACTCTGCTTCGCTGCATTGCTGAGAGGGCCTTTCTGAGGCACCTG GAAGGAGGCTGTAGTGTGCCAGTAGCAGTACATACAGTGATGAGCGACGGGCAG CTGTACCTGACTGGAGGAGTCTGGAGTCTAGACGGCTCAGATAGCATGCAAGAGACCATGCAGACTACCATCCAGGTCCCTTTTCAG CATGAAGATGGTCCAGAGGATGACCCGCAGCTGGTTGGAATCACAGCCCGGAACATTCCAAGAGGAGCCCAGCTAGCTGCTGAAAACCTGGGCATCAGCCTGGCCAGCTTGTTGCTGAACAAAGGAGCCAAGAACATTCTGGATGTCGCACGGCAGCTTAATGATGCGCACTAA
- the Hmbs gene encoding porphobilinogen deaminase isoform X3 — translation MRVVRVGTRKSQLARIQTDTVVAMLKTLHPGMQFEIIAMSTTGDKILDTALSKIGEKSLFTKELEYALEKNEVDLVVHSLKDVPTILPPGFTIGAICKRENPCDAVVFHPKFIGKTLETLPEKSAVGTSSLRRVAQLQRKFPHLEFKSIRGNLNTRLRKLDEQQEFSAIILAVAGLQRMGWQNRVGQILHPEECMYAVGQGALAVEVRAKDQDILELVSVLHDPETLLRCIAERAFLRHLEGGCSVPVAVHTVMSDGQLYLTGGVWSLDGSDSMQETMQTTIQVPFQHEDGPEDDPQLVGITARNIPRGAQLAAENLGISLASLLLNKGAKNILDVARQLNDAH, via the exons ATGAGGGTGGTCCGAGTGGGAACCCGGAAGAGCCAG CTGGCTCGCATACAGACGGACACTGTGGTGGCGATGCTGAAAACCTTGCACCCTGGCATGCAGTTTGAGATCA TTGCCATGTCTACCACAGGGGACAAAATTCTAGACACTGCACTCTCTAAG ATTGGAGAGAAGAGCCTGTTTACCAAGGAGCTAGAATACGCCCTGGAGAAAAATGA AGTGGACCTGGTTGTTCATTCGCTGAAGGATGTGCCTACTATACTACCTCCCGGCTTTACCATTGGAGCCATCTGCAA ACGGGAAAATCCTTGTGACGCTGTTGTCTTCCACCCGAAATTTATTGGAAAGACCCTAGAGACCTTGCCAGAGAAGAG TGCAGTGGGAACCAGCTCCCTGAGGAGAGTGGCCcagctacagagaaagttcccaCACCTGGAGTTCAAGAGTATT CGGGGAAACCTCAACACCCGGCTTCGGAAGCTTGATGAGCAGCAGGAGTTCAGTGCCATTATCCTGGCTGTAGCTGGCCTGCAGCGCATGGGCTGGCAGAACCGGGTGGGACAG ATCTTGCACCCAGAGGAATGTATGTATGCTGTGGGTCAG GGAGCCCTAGCGGTGGAAGTGCGAGCCAAGGACCAGGATATCTTGGAACTTGTCAGTGTGTTGCATGATCCCGAGACTCTGCTTCGCTGCATTGCTGAGAGGGCCTTTCTGAGGCACCTG GAAGGAGGCTGTAGTGTGCCAGTAGCAGTACATACAGTGATGAGCGACGGGCAG CTGTACCTGACTGGAGGAGTCTGGAGTCTAGACGGCTCAGATAGCATGCAAGAGACCATGCAGACTACCATCCAGGTCCCTTTTCAG CATGAAGATGGTCCAGAGGATGACCCGCAGCTGGTTGGAATCACAGCCCGGAACATTCCAAGAGGAGCCCAGCTAGCTGCTGAAAACCTGGGCATCAGCCTGGCCAGCTTGTTGCTGAACAAAGGAGCCAAGAACATTCTGGATGTCGCACGGCAGCTTAATGATGCGCACTAA
- the H2ax gene encoding histone H2AX has protein sequence MSGRGKTGGKARAKAKSRSSRAGLQFPVGRVHRLLRKGHYAERVGAGAPVYLAAVLEYLTAEILELAGNAARDNKKTRIIPRHLQLAIRNDEELNKLLGGVTIAQGGVLPNIQAVLLPKKTSATVGPKAPAGGKKATQASQEY, from the coding sequence ATGTCGGGTCGCGGCAAGACCGGAGGCAAGGCCCGCGCCAAGGCCAAGTCGCGCTCGTCGCGCGCCGGCCTGCAGTTCCCCGTGGGCCGCGTGCACCGGCTGCTGCGGAAGGGCCACTATGCCGAGCGCGTGGGCGCGGGCGCGCCCGTGTACCTGGCGGCCGTGCTCGAGTACCTGACGGCCGAGATCCTGGAGCTGGCGGGCAACGCGGCCCGGGACAACAAGAAGACGCGCATCATCCCGCGCCACCTGCAGCTGGCCATCCGCAACGACGAGGAGCTCAACAAGCTCCTGGGCGGCGTGACGATCGCGCAGGGCGGCGTCCTGCCCAACATCCAGGCCGTTTTGCTGCCCAAGAAGACCAGCGCCACCGTGGGGCCCAAGGCGCCGGCGGGCGGCAAGAAGGCCACCCAGGCCTCGCAGGAGTACTAA
- the Dpagt1 gene encoding UDP-N-acetylglucosamine--dolichyl-phosphate N-acetylglucosaminephosphotransferase yields MWAFPELPLPLLVNFIGSLLGFVATVTLIPAFRSHFIAARLCGQDLNKLSRQQIPESQGVISGAVFLIILFCFIPFPFLNCFVEQQCKAFPHHEFVALIGALLAICCMIFLGFADDVLNLRWRHKLLLPTAASLPLLMVYFTNFGNTTIVVPKPFRWILGLHLDLGILYYVYMGLLAVFCTNAINILAGINGLEAGQSLVISASIIVFNLVELGGDYRDDHVFSLYFMIPFFFTTLGLLYHNWYPSQVFVGDTFCYFAGMTFAVVGILGHFSKTMLLFFMPQVFNFLYSLPQLFHIIPCPRHRIPRLNTKTGKLEMSYSKFKTKSLSFLGTFILKVAESLRLVTVHRGESEDGAFTECNNMTLINLLLKVFGPIHERNLTLLLLLLQILSSALTFSIRYQLVRLFYDV; encoded by the exons ATGTGGGCCTTCCCGgagctgccgctgccgctgctggtGAATTTCATCGGCTCGTTGCTGGGATTTGTGGCTACGGTCACCCTCATCCCTGCCTTTCGTAGCCACTTTATCGCCGCGCGCCTCTGTGGCCAGGACCTCAACAAGCTCAGCCGGCAGCAGAT CCCCGAGTCCCAGGGAGTGATCAGCGGTGCTGTTTTCCTTATCATCCTCTTCTGCTtcatccctttccccttcctgaacTGCTTTGTGGAGCAGCAATGTAAGGCCTTCCCCCACCATGAA TTTGTGGCCCTGATCGGCGCCCTGCTTGCCATCTGCTGCATGATCTTCCTGGGCTTCGCCGATGATGTCCTCAATCTGCGCTGGCGCCATAAGCTGCTGCTGCCCACAGCCGCCTCACTACCTCTCCTCATGGTCTACTTCACTAACTTCGGCAATACAACCATCGTGGTGCCCAAGCCCTTCCGCTGGATCCTTGGCCTGCACCTGGACTTGG GGATCCTGTACTATGTCTACATGGGACTGCTTGCGGTGTTCTGTACCAATGCCATCAACATCCTAGCAGGAATCAATGGCCTAGAGGCTGGTCAGTCTCTAGTCATCTCCGCTTCCATCATCGTCTTCAACCTAGTGGAGCTGGGAG GTGATTATCGGGATGATCATGTCTTTTCCCTCTACTTCatgataccatttttttttaccaccttGGGATTGCTGTACCATAACTG GTACCCGTCACAGGTGTTTGTGGGAGATACCTTCTGTTATTTTGCTGGCATGACCTTTGCCGTGGTGGGAATCTTGGGACACTTCAGCAAGACCATGCTACTCTTCTTTATGCCACAAGTGTTCAATTTCCTCTACTCACTGCCTCAGCTCTTTCACATCATCCCCTGCCCGCGACACCGTATACCCAG ACTCAATACGAAGACAGGCAAACTGGAGATGAGCTattccaagttcaagaccaagagCCTCTCTTTCTTGGGCAcctttattttaaag GTGGCAGAGAGCCTCCGGCTAGTGACAGTCCATCGAGGTGAGAGTGAGGACGGTGCCTTCACTGAATGTAACAACATGACCCTCATCAACCTGCTGCTTAAAGTCTTTGGGCCCATACACGAGCGAAACCTCACACTGCTCTTGCTGCTATTGCAG atCCTGAGCAGTGCCCTGACCTTCTCCATCCGTTACCAGCTTGTCCGACTCTTCTACGATGTCTGA